Proteins encoded in a region of the Mycolicibacterium chitae genome:
- the mihF gene encoding integration host factor, actinobacterial type produces the protein MALPQLTDEQRAAALEKAAAARRARAELKDRLKRGGTNLKQVLKDAETDEVLGKMKVSALLEALPKVGKVKAQEIMTELEIAPTRRLRGLGDRQRKALLEKFDPS, from the coding sequence GTGGCCCTTCCCCAGTTGACCGACGAACAGCGCGCGGCAGCGTTGGAGAAGGCTGCTGCCGCACGTCGAGCCCGAGCTGAACTCAAGGATCGGCTCAAGCGCGGCGGCACCAACCTCAAGCAAGTCCTGAAGGACGCCGAGACCGACGAGGTCCTCGGCAAGATGAAGGTCTCCGCCCTGCTGGAAGCCCTGCCCAAGGTGGGCAAGGTCAAGGCCCAGGAGATCATGACCGAGCTCGAGATCGCGCCGACCCGCCGCCTGCGCGGCCTCGGCGACCGGCAGCGCAAGGCGCTGCTGGAAAAGTTCGACCCCTCCTAA
- the pyrF gene encoding orotidine-5'-phosphate decarboxylase: protein MAGFGTRLAEAIAARGPLCLGIDPHPELLAAWGLPADADGLAAFSAVCVEAFAGFAVVKPQVAFFEAYGAAGYAVLERTIADLRAAGVLVLADAKRGDIGTTMAAYAAAWLGDSPLASDAVTASPYLGFGSLRPLLDTAEAHGRGVFVLAATSNPEGASVQAVRRSDGRTVAQGMVDAAAQVNARAAGLVGVVVGATLAEVPDVSGLGGPVLVPGVGAQGGRPDALAGLGGALPGQLLPAVSREVLRAGPGVAEVRAAAERLRDTVAYLA, encoded by the coding sequence ATGGCCGGCTTCGGGACGCGGCTGGCCGAGGCGATCGCCGCGCGCGGGCCGCTGTGCCTGGGTATCGATCCGCATCCGGAACTGCTGGCGGCCTGGGGGCTGCCGGCCGACGCCGACGGGCTGGCCGCCTTCAGCGCCGTCTGCGTGGAGGCGTTCGCGGGCTTCGCCGTCGTCAAGCCGCAGGTCGCATTCTTCGAGGCGTACGGCGCGGCGGGCTACGCGGTCCTGGAACGCACGATCGCCGACCTGCGCGCGGCCGGGGTACTGGTGCTCGCCGACGCCAAGCGCGGCGACATCGGGACCACCATGGCCGCCTACGCCGCGGCGTGGCTGGGGGACTCGCCCCTGGCCAGCGACGCGGTGACGGCGTCGCCGTACCTGGGGTTCGGGTCGCTGCGGCCGCTGCTGGACACCGCCGAGGCCCACGGCCGCGGGGTGTTCGTACTGGCGGCCACGTCCAACCCAGAGGGTGCCAGCGTGCAGGCTGTGCGGCGTTCTGACGGCCGCACGGTGGCCCAGGGCATGGTGGACGCCGCCGCGCAGGTCAACGCGCGTGCGGCCGGCCTGGTGGGTGTTGTGGTGGGTGCGACGCTGGCCGAGGTGCCCGACGTCAGCGGGCTCGGCGGGCCGGTGCTGGTTCCCGGGGTCGGCGCCCAGGGCGGGCGGCCCGACGCGCTGGCCGGTCTGGGCGGCGCGCTGCCCGGACAATTGCTGCCCGCGGTCTCCCGCGAGGTGCTGCGCGCCGGGCCGGGGGTGGCCGAGGTCCGCGCGGCCGCAGAACGGCTTCGCGACACCGTCGCCTACCTGGCGTGA